A single region of the Lycium barbarum isolate Lr01 chromosome 2, ASM1917538v2, whole genome shotgun sequence genome encodes:
- the LOC132629442 gene encoding probable polyamine transporter At3g13620, translated as MTEEKQPPVSTMAANSTQLPITTTKTTKKSKKLSLIPLIFLIYFEVAGGPYGEEPAVQSAGPLFAILGFLIFPFIWSVPEALITAELSTTFPGNGGFVVWADRAFGPFWGSIMGTWKFLSGVINIASFPVLSISYMKMLFPIFSSGVLRYMAILVSTLLLSFLNYTGLTIVGYAIVVLGVVSLAPFIIMSLIAIPKIHVHRWISLGQRGVKKDWNLFFNSLFWNLNFWDNVSTLAGEVENPQKTFPLALFSSVIFTCLGYIIPLLAVTGAVSVDQKDWETGFMAIAAEMICGKWLKFWVEIGVVLSAIGLFEAQLSSSAFQLLGMAELAFLPKFFSLRSKWFNTPWVGILLSTAISLGMSYINFTDIISSANFLYSLGMLLEFASFVWLRRKFPKINRPYRVPMKLPGLVIVCLIPCVFLVFIMAIATKIVFLISGLMTVGGIGWYFFMKLCKSKKWLKFHDADSYVEEPIAG; from the coding sequence ATGACAGAAGAGAAACAACCACCAGTCTCCACGATGGCAGCAAACTCCACACAACTGCCCATAACCACAACAAAAACTACCAAAAAGAGCAAAAAACTAAGCCTTATACCTCTAATATTCCTCATATACTTTGAAGTTGCTGGTGGTCCTTATGGTGAAGAACCAGCAGTTCAATCAGCAGGTCCACTTTTCGCGATTCTTGGTTTCTTGATTTTCCCATTTATTTGGAGTGTACCTGAAGCATTGATCACTGCTGAATTATCCACAACTTTTCCTGGTAATGGTGGTTTTGTTGTATGGGCTGATAGAGCTTTTGGACCTTTTTGGGGTTCAATTATGGGTACATGGAAATTCTTAAGTGGTGTGATCAACATTGCTTCTTTTCCAGTACTTAGTATTAGTTATATGAAAATGCTTTTTCCTATTTTCTCATCTGGTGTTCTAAGATATATGGCAATCTTGGTGTCAACATTGTTGTTGTCTTTTTTGAACTATACTGGTTTGACAATTGTGGGGTATGCAATAGTGGTTCTTGGTGTTGTTTCACTTGCACCTTTTATTATAATGTCGTTGATCGCGATTCCCAAGATTCATGTTCATAGATGGATAAGTTTAGGACAAAGGGGTGTGAAAAAAGATTGGAACTTGTTCTTTAATTCCCTGTTTTGGAATTTGAACTTTTGGGATAATGTGAGTACTTTGGCGGGTGAAGTTGAGAACCCACAAAAAACTTTTCCTTTAGCACTTTTTTCATCAGTTATTTTCACTTGTTTGGGATACATTATTCCGCTTTTGGCAGTGACTGGAGCTGTATCAGTTGATCAAAAAGACTGGGAAACAGGGTTTATGGCTATTGCTGCTGAGATGATTTGTGGTAAATGGTTGAAATTTTGGGTTGAAATTGGTGTTGTTTTGTCCGCTATTGGATTATTTGAGGCTCAGTTAAGTAGTTCTGCTTTTCAGCTTTTGGGTATGGCTGAATTAGCATTTTTGCCTAAATTCTTTAGTTTAAGGTCAAAATGGTTTAATACACCATGGGTTGGGATATTATTGTCAACAGCAATTTCACTAGGTATGTCTTATATAAACTTTACTGATATAATATCATCAGCTAATTTCTTGTATAGTTTAGGTATGTTGTTGGAATTTGCATCATTTGTTTGGTTGAGAAGGAAGTTTCCCAAGATTAATAGGCCATATAGAGTGCCAATGAAGCTGCCCGGATTGGTGATTGTGTGCTTGATTCCTTGTGTTTTCTTGGTGTTTATAATGGCTATTGCAACCAAGATTGTGTTTCTTATCAGTGGATTGATGACTGTTGGAGGGATTGGATGGTACTTTTTTATGAAGTTATGTAAATCCAAGAAGTGGCTTAAATTTCATGATGCTGATAGTTATGTGGAAGAGCCAATAGCGGGATGA